The following are from one region of the Paracoccus sp. S3-43 genome:
- a CDS encoding aminodeoxychorismate synthase component I translates to MTGRVRFDHGPLPGGTLFAAPRTVIRAETATGVAPALAAIEAARARGMWLAGYLSYELGHALTPRLAPLMPAGRGDHPLILMGVFDAPRPAPPLPDPAAAIGPAQPLWSRVRYDAAIAAARDYIAAGDCYQVNVTFPMLARVAGDPLALYAALSARQPVGEGAFVDLGGPVVLSRSPELFFAVDAEGRIETRPMKGTAPRGATPDGDAAAAAALAASEKDRAENLMIVDLLRNDLSRICLPGSVRVPQLFHVETYATLHQMISTVTGQLAPGVGLAAILGALFPCGSITGAPKIRAMQIIAELERAPRGVYCGAIGWIDPAGPMRFSVAIRTPVLEAPDRLRLNVGGGIIHDSRAGSEWQEALCKAAFLDLSPRA, encoded by the coding sequence GTGACTGGACGGGTCCGGTTCGACCATGGTCCCCTGCCGGGCGGCACGCTGTTCGCGGCGCCCCGGACGGTGATCCGCGCCGAGACCGCCACGGGCGTCGCCCCGGCCCTGGCCGCGATCGAGGCCGCGCGGGCGCGCGGGATGTGGCTGGCGGGCTATCTCTCCTATGAACTGGGGCACGCGCTGACGCCCAGGTTGGCGCCGCTGATGCCTGCGGGGCGCGGCGATCACCCGCTGATCCTGATGGGCGTCTTCGACGCGCCGCGCCCCGCGCCGCCCTTGCCCGATCCGGCGGCTGCCATCGGCCCGGCGCAGCCGCTGTGGTCGCGGGTGCGCTATGACGCGGCCATCGCGGCGGCGCGGGACTATATCGCGGCGGGCGATTGCTATCAGGTGAATGTGACCTTCCCGATGCTGGCGCGGGTCGCGGGCGATCCGCTGGCCCTCTATGCGGCGCTTTCGGCGCGCCAGCCGGTGGGCGAGGGGGCCTTTGTCGATCTGGGCGGGCCGGTCGTGCTGTCGCGCAGCCCGGAACTGTTCTTCGCCGTCGATGCCGAAGGCCGGATCGAGACGCGGCCGATGAAGGGCACCGCCCCGCGCGGCGCGACCCCGGACGGCGATGCGGCCGCCGCCGCCGCCCTCGCCGCATCCGAAAAGGACCGGGCCGAGAACCTGATGATCGTCGATCTGCTGCGCAACGACCTGTCGCGCATCTGCCTGCCCGGCAGCGTCCGGGTGCCGCAACTGTTCCATGTCGAGACCTATGCGACGCTGCATCAGATGATCTCCACCGTGACCGGGCAACTGGCGCCGGGGGTCGGGCTGGCGGCGATCCTGGGCGCGCTGTTTCCCTGCGGCTCGATCACCGGGGCGCCCAAGATCCGGGCGATGCAGATCATCGCGGAACTGGAACGGGCGCCGCGCGGCGTCTATTGCGGGGCCATCGGCTGGATCGACCCGGCCGGGCCGATGCGCTTTTCGGTGGCGATCCGCACGCCGGTGCTGGAGGCCCCGGACCGCCTGCGGCTGAATGTCGGCGGCGGCATCATCCATGACAGCCGCGCCGGATCGGAATGGCAGGAGGCATTGTGCAAGGCCGCATTTCTGGACCTCTCCCCGCGGGCCTGA